The Lactuca sativa cultivar Salinas chromosome 2, Lsat_Salinas_v11, whole genome shotgun sequence genome includes a window with the following:
- the LOC111893422 gene encoding proline-rich protein 3-like: MNAREGCSFTTVTKENEENSKETHSLFLKRIRRGGFAPSPPPVTSIPPIYTTITSQPFSTIPLPPPIFSEATTTTTIGVQTNVFDTGVRSLAPETTTTTKPTEIPIFSKPPSPTPTTETNTVLGGDDVDMDTFYYSPYRVQSDDAPMTKKHLKELNENIDNLIVSSSSQDLYTEAAIQGMVDTFVKANEASISKATAAIEASTKGEAELNANKVNAIVKKFIMSLETEKQHFATMRQQIQSDNNALQNSINEHLSKV, encoded by the exons ATGAATGCTCGAGAGGGCTGCTCCTTCACAACCGTAACCAAAGAAAACGAAGAAAACAGCAAGGAAACTCATTCTCTCTTCCTCAAGCGAATCAGAAGAGGAGGGTTCG CTCCTTCTCCTCCACCTGTTACTTCTATTCCTCCCATTTACACTACAATCACCTCTCAACCTTTTTCTACAATTCCACTTCCTCCACCTATTTTCTCTGAAgctacaaccacaacaacaattgGAGTTCAGACCAACGTATTTGATACGGGGGTTCGTTCTTTAGCACCCgaaaccactaccaccaccaaacCAACCGAAATCCCAATCTTTTCAAAACCGCCCTCTCCTACCCCCACTACCGAAACAAACACCGTCCTTGGTGGAGATGATGTTGATATGGACACCTTTTACTATAGTCCTTACAGGGTCCAAAGTGATGATGCTCCCATGACCAAGAAGCATCTGAAGGAGCTAaatgaaaatatagataatctgATTGTCTCTTCCTCATCTCAAGATCTCTACACTGAAGCTGCAATTCAGGGCATGGTTGATACCTTTGTCAAGGCTAATGAAGCTTCCATCTCCAAGGCTACAGCTGCAATCGAAGCTTCAACCAAA GGTGAAGCAGAGCTGAATGCAAACAAGGTGAATGCTATTGTAAAAAAGTTTATTATGTCCCTAGAAACTGAGAAGCAACACTTTGCCACCATGCGCCAACAAATCCAGTCAGACAACAATGCACTACAAAACTCTATCAATGAGCATCTCTCGAAGGTATAA